The genomic stretch AGGAATTCTAAAGGATTTTGACCTTTATAGGCCGTCCTGTCAAAGATTATAAGTATGACGAAGACTATGCTGCCACTTATTATACACTTAGAGAACAATATAAAAGATCAAATGGGATGGCACCCATTGCACAAAAATTCATATTAAAATGCTTATAATTCTCTAAAATCACAAATAGGCCCAATTATAGGACAAAAAgatatgttataaattaaagGGAAATTGGGTTACCATCTTAGATTTGTTAACTGCAAGAAGCCTTCTTTGATCAGAAACAAGAACCGGCCAGGTGTTGCAATTAGAATATCGACACCTTGTTGTAAATTTTCCAATTGAGTTTTCTGCCGAAAACCACCGGTCACAACCATAGATTTGAATGGTACACCAAATTTTGAGATCGCTCTGCAATTACACAAAACCTGCAATggttttcatttaaattaacaGCCATAACATATCCAGAACCatacatcaaaatatttttcttaacttAAATGTAAACAAGCATCACATTGCATTCATAAATGGTGACATTTTTTCATCATGGTCGTGATTACCTCTTCAATTAACAATTCTATATAGCATAACAACTAGTTTCCCTACAAGCAGAGGGCCCATAGTAGAAATGATGCAACACATATCCCTAATGAAAATTCCTATTTCCAGCATAAGGATATTGAGATGGTTTTTGTCATAGAAAATATAGAGAACATGGGTCCAATTTGAAGGAAGACATTACGtacaatgaaatttttatattcaaaaagtGAATTATGGGTTCATACAAATCAAAAGTTTATCGAACTCAGGGTGGTACCAACACACTTCAAAGGAAATAGGATTAGAGATTCTACATCACAAGCTAATACATTGACAAAATACAAAAGCTTACTATCGTATTATACAATCACATTGCATCACGATAACCAATATTGAATGAACTTCATTGAGTATCATCTCAATAATGGACAAAATCCATTTTTAAATCCACAAACTCAAATATCTCTTGATCCCTATTATTTGCAGGCTTCATGACTTCCAGATCACAATTCTGCAACatatacagttttttttttttttcctcttttggtAAGTACCCTTATCTAGGGACGTCCAATCTGTAAATATTATACACACGTCGGTAGGTGTAACTACCTCTTCCATGTCCTCTTTTTTCACTCATCCAAGCGGCCCTGCAACTTGGCATTTCCTAATCGCTTAGTTTATTGGAGAAGATAAATTCTTGAATAAGTTCAAGAAGAAAGGCCGCAAAGAAGGAAAATGAGAACAGAATTAGATCTAATATTAACAAGTCATGGTTATGGTTCTGGTTCAAGTCAACAAAATTTACAATTCACAAGCTTACAATTTACAATTCATGGGGCGTGGTTACCAGTCAATTGAGCAAAATTAAACAGAAAACTAAAAATCAAATAtagcaaaatgaaaaaaaacatgcaaaagTGACACAGCAAAGCAGTGTGCTGATATGAGTTGAGCACAACAGCAACAGACCTGAGAAGCCAACTCAGCAGTTGGTACCATGACAACAACTCGAGGATTTTGTGATGAGCTTTTGCTAAGTTCTTGCATTTCTTCTTCCCTAAGACACTGAATTATTGGTGCAAGATATGCCAATGTCTTCCCAGATCCACTTTGATCAGCTATAATACAGCTCTTCCCCTCAATAACAGGTGGAAATGTCATTGCCTGTTATTCAAGATGTTCACCATCGGCATAAGTTGCAGTCAACATTTAAGCTGAATGAGCTTTCTTTGACAAATATGAGTTTtagccaaaaaaggaaaaaaaaatgctttaggGCACGCACACCTTTGTACAATTTGAATAACTTCATAGCCCAGTATATTAGATGTAAATCATACAGAACTCAATTCAACTAAGCCTTAGTTCCAATTAAAATAGATGCATATCATAAAGCGCAAACAATGATAGGGACTTTCCTAACAAACTACCATCTGAAATGTAACAGCTAAGGTACCCTTTTACTTGAACCTAAAGCAAGAGGTTGTCATAAAAATACTGGTATGATGTTAATCCAGCTAGATGCAAGATGTCTGACATCACCTCCCAGAAATTGGAATGCAATATGACTGTCAGCACAAACACAAATCTAAGCATCTTAGTTTTGTAATGCAATTACATAGCCCAAACCAAAATGAACCAGAAGACAATCTATAACTCAGTTTTGTTTTGCCGTGGGGGGAGGGGGACAGGGTagacagagagagaagagtAATGTTATCCCAACGGAAGTAAACAGCTTTTCCAAAGATTGAATTTGCATAAAAGGACAAGGTGGGGAAACGTAATTACAAAATTATAcaagaacaacaaaaattatcaatattatGAAAGATCCACCATATCACAAAAGGAGCAAGCTCTTGAAATCCAATTGGATAGGAAGAAAATAGAGCATGCATAAGACCACATATTGTACGGTCAAAGGGCAAGTGAGCAGATAAGATGACCATAAAGTCAGATACCTGTTTCTTTCATGTAAGAAGCTCTGAAGTACAAGAATAGAAGTGGCACTAATTCATAGACCAGATAATTGACAAGAACCTCGTAAATTTGCAGGCAAATATTATGAATTGGACAATTCTGGAATTTAATAGGACCCAAAATCATGTGCCCAACCAAATTCTTTGAATGGAGATAATATTTACacccacccacacacacacacacacatacctATATATGGCTTAAATTTGGTCAACATGAAGATAATGTCGATATACCTGAATATGTGAAGGGCGCAAGAAAAGCAGCTCCCTTAGAGATGCAATCATAAATTCACTGCAGCCCAAGTCTCTAAAggattttttactaaaaaagcCATTGCCAGGGGACAACTTCCTCCTTGGCTTTAGAAAGTCTGAAGATTCAGATCTAGAGTTATGCATGGAACCTCCCCTGCCCCAACCTCTTAAGTTACGAGCAGAAACTCTTGGAGCTGAAATTTCCGATATCCGAGTTTCAGTGTCAGATTTGTAATGTTTAGCTGGTTTGCTTTGATAACCTTGTTTCGGAGTTATATCAGAATGATCAAAATCATCTGACGTCCCTCTTATTTGCATCATGTCGCTGACTTCTTGAGACTGGGAAGCTCCTGCAACTATTCCTCTATTTCTGAATGCATTTTCTTTCTGCTTTCTCCCAATATCTTCAAGTTTAGGGTGTGAAATGACAGACTTACCAAATGACCTATTTTTCACAAATAGCTTGTCATCATTTTCACTTACAGTTTGCTTTGTCTGAGAAGTATTTTTGACAAGAGCTCTCACTCTCTGTGCTTTTAGCCTCCCAAAATTTCCTGCAGACCCCCTGTGAAATGCTGTTAGAGAACCACTTGCTGTAGTAGCTGGCACACCCTCAATTCCTGTCAAACAAGAAAGAACCGATGAGGGCATTGGATTAAACGAATAAACATGAGGTtattaagaagaaaagaaatgagaaagaaagacGAGTCTTAAAGGTTTTATTGCACAAATATCAAGGAAGATGGTACATATATGAGGACAACCTACTGGTCTTGTGAGTCAGATTACAGAAGATGAAAAGCAAATCACTAGCTCAACataaaaatttacaagtttAATGCATATGTTCCAATTGCAATTGAATTCTTTCAAAACCATACATTTGGAACGCAAGACCAATAAGTTCAATTCATTTTGGGGCCAAGACAAGAAATGGGTTTTAATAAGGATAGAAGCCAGAACTACCCAGCAATCCACTTCTTCACAGCTTACACAATGCATTGGAGCCCATTGCATGGAAAGTTGAACCAACCCATTTCTTCACAGTCTCTCTCATCCACTAATATGATTTTCTTAGCAGATAGAACCAGAGAAAAATTAGACTTTTCCCTTTATTGCTATCTATAGCTTCATTAACTCTTCATCTCAGTTTTTCTCTGAGGCATTGAGATGTTAAATAAATGCCTCCATACCATTTGAACGAGTAACTACGGAATGGTCATACATTTTGATGGATTAAGGGATTCAGCAAGAAATTAGTTCAATTGGGTCTAACTCAATGAAGTAGGGTTCCAATGCATTGAGCAGAAATTGAATAATTGGGCAGAAAGAGCAGCTTCATTAGCATAATTACCAGTAATGGAAGTCGTTGCATCTCTAGCATCATCCAGACGATTGAACTGTTCCTTTTTATTCAAAGTGTTAGCGGTGGATGGTTTCCACGAGAGAATGTCTTtggaaggagaaggagaatCGTCACTTCCTCCCCAAACAATGAACTTTTCACCAGTGTCATCATCGACAAGCTGATAAGCTCCAGGAGTTTCCATGGGCGTGCGAGTATACCCAGCTCTGACAACCAATCTGAGACCCCTCTCATACCGTTTGAACGATGAATTCCAGTTGGGTTCAAGAAGTCTTGGTTTAGGTTTGGCGCTCAAGTTTGCAGGTATTGGAGCAGGAGGAGCTTTTGCCAGCAGCATTTCCTCTgcttctcttgtattttatcaatcacaaaaaacaataacaacaagATTCAAGACATTTCTGCAGTAactgggaagaagaagaagaagaagaagaaagaagaaaacaaattgaaaattcaatagTTGAAGCAAAGGTTAGGATTACTGTGACAGAGATGCTTGTTGGAGCTGTTTCTGCTTCTGGGTTTGCGGTGAGAGTAAAGATAAAGATTACTGTGGGCCTGGACTTCCAACCGTTGCCGCTAACTTGGGCCCATTCTTTCGGAAGAAGTCCAACAacttccaaaataaaaaattaaaaaagtatatcTCATGCGCTACTTTTATCACATTTTTTCAAAGACTAAtgctattttgcattttttttcaactGACAATGTTCAATTTaccctttaatatttttttaaaaaaattaagattgatgTAAAGGTGGATTAAGCATGTCACGTTAAAGAGTATGTTAGAAGAAtgcaaaatagttttttttttttttttttttttttttttttgtatgttgtgcgcacaaaatttttactttttttttaatgatagaAGGCTAGAAGCTCTCAACATTTTCTTTAGAAAACCCTCGTTTTGGTGAAAatggatcctctcaatttcacttgaaatggagagggtcaatttagtgtatttagaggGGTATAGTTGTCCATTTagtttttgaacaaatttttttggataactATACCCCccctaaatacactaaatggactatctccatttcaagtgaaattgagaggatcatTCTCCCGTTTTGGTGAAACTTCCCACCATTACATGCGTGTGCTTTGGGGGAGGAAGGATGAGCTTTGTCTCTTCCCTCCTCCCATCTCCCGCCTTCCTTCCCCCTTTTGTTTCTCAGTTTCTGTTTCCTCGCTTTCTCGTTAGTTTTCCAACCTAATCTATAACttcacctcctccaccaccacaaACTCGATTTCTATCCACCCTCTTCGACCTGTGTTCTTCAACACCATCCATTTTtcacttagagcctgtttgggattgcgtttgcgaaatagaacttttaagtcaaaaagagcttgagcaaaagcttcatttttaagtttttgcaaaaagtgttttttggccatttttagactttttgaacccttaaaacgcttttaatttttttaccaaatgaatacatttttcttcaaacgggttttttgagtgttaaaagcacttttaggcctctcaaacgtaatctcaaacatgcctttagagcttgtttgggattgcgtttgagaaattgagcttttaaattaaaaagagtttttaggcaaaagcttcatttttgccaaaagtttttttttttggcaatttttaggctttttagacttttaaaagcgtttttaaaagCCTTGAACGCAATCTGAAACAAGCCCTTGTTGTGTAGGCCCCAAGCGCTATACATGGAAGATAGATCTGAGATTTTTCAACCCAGATTTGTCTTCAACCATCAACCTCTCCATTCAACACGCCATCCTCTCCACCTTCTTTCCATTGAAGTTGCAGTCTTTTAGCTTATAATAAACAACTTGATAAGCTGCAAATACTGCGTAAGTGTAAGagttagtaagtaaacctcctCGTTGAGTATGGAATGAGCTTTCTATTGGGAATTGTGTCCAAAACTCTAATTAAttggataatgttttgaatAGAACAAAATGTATATACACCTATTTTtacatggcatatatatatatatatacacacacacacaaaagattATACTCAAAGGTCCTTACAACTTATAAAACTTGTTGTTCGTAGTCATAATGAAATTGGGAATTCCATCTAGATTATAACATGTTAAACCTCAAGTGACTTACCTTGGTCATGAGAAGTAGGGAGGCTTCAGGTTAATATGTTGGGGTGATAAGCAtcgaatgttgcatattcaagcATCTTAACTcgtatatgttaattccttagcaatgttatctatttaattttgttttgttttcgtGTTTTCAGGTTTTAAATGAAAGACGCAAGAAAATCcgttgaaaattgggcttaaagcacactttgagagcCTTTTGAAGACTTGGGATCAAGTATACAAGCAGAAGGGCTCGAGGgcacatgcgctcgagtgcCCTAGCATCCACTGAGCTCGAGTGCACCTACACTCAAGCACACCATTCATTGGgcttgagcgcacacgggtCCTTGAATCTGGCAGAAGTCCAAATCCAATATGGAAAGGGTTTTAGGTCTCCTACTTGGACTAggtgtaacgcccccaaatctAGCCTTGACCAgtttggtagggttactggcaattaccctcAATCTAACTAACTGGTAGTTAGCTGGAAAACCGCCCCTCTAAGACACgttagagttaatgcataggaaagTGAAATAAATCTAAGATCTAGTAAGCACAAAGGAGTCAAGTATTATCCTCAAGTACATGGACACGGAGCAACTAGTAAAATAGCTTAAGCAAACCCGGTGTGAAGATCTTATATTTAAGCAAGGTTCATAGTGGCAATGTTGccactctctcttctttctagGAACAGGTTTCCTACAAGATGTAACAATCgcgtaagtctaaagacttagtaagtaatgTAGTgtcctaaatttttaaaaaccctCATTAAAGAGATTTATTTGgtgataaatattattttaatattcatattaggcaaatatattaattttgaggaaaatatgATATATGAATATTATATGGAATAGCCAagtcatgtggtattggagcacCACATCAtgtggccctgacgaggacgtcaggaatttaagaggaggAATTtataacaccccggtcccatattgggaagttaagaagcccacatagagtggtggtttataaagatagtcatgggtactaagtcccacattgcctagttattaagtaaaactgggctttataatgaattctaaggaagctccaaattaactagtcctttTGAAGTAATAATGCAGATGTGGCTAGTGTTTTTCCCTAGGTTATTACATCATATGATCTTCCAATGAGGTGATTTGACCGTTCGAATCGACCGATGTTCCAAGTTGTCCAGCTTGGACATTTGGCTCGGGCTCCCTCAAATGTGTAGTCTCCATATTGGATTTTGTATATTAAGAACCGATGAAAATCGAGTTTCCACAAACGGCGTCAAACTATTGATGACAGTTTTTCGATGAGTGACTATGGGATCCGAGGAGTCATTCATCtacaaaagaaggaaatttaGGATAAGAGCTGTCGGGGTGTGCCAGCGGGGATAgctctgatgcttaagtcagtatttGATTTAAGAGAGGGAAAGCAAGTAAGCAATAAGAGCTTGAGAGAGATTTGTGATTAGCAAATTAAGAACTGgagcttcccttttataggcatcaggtAGCGGTTGTCATTCCCTAATTCTCGGCCCCACGTTCCAGAGGATCTACTGTGTGCAATGTGTGGCAAAATGGATCATGGGTTGTGGGCTACTCCACGATCCTGAGATCGTGGAGTGTTTTAAGGGGTGGCTGGGCCACGCTTGCCTTAGACACGGGTTCCCGACTTGTTCTTGGGCACACGTGGCTTGGTTTGGTGCTAACAGCTGGACCACGTTTTGTTGAATGTGGGGCTTTGCTTGGACCCTGGGGGTATCCCACGATTCATTGGTAAACATGGGTTTCCTTCACTTGCCGAAAGACCATCGTACCCTTGGTGGAAGGACTATTGTACCCTTGGTGGGCCGGTCATGTCTTGGCGTAGGTCGACTATTTCTTAGGTTGAGCCTATCTTTAGTGGGCTTGCATATTGGATTGGGCCTAGAGGTCTGTTGGGCTTAAAGTGGCCGATCCATTAACCAACAGCTAGTATTTCATGTGATTCGGGTATCAAGCTGTAATCTTTTGGGCTGAGCTAGCAAGCAAGTGTCCCAAGTGACTAGGTAGTTAGAGTTTAGTTGGGCTGTTATTTTGCATAAAGCTTTGGGTCTTTCTTAGAGTCTTTTCATTTAGAACCTTGGTAATTCTCTAGTTAGTTTTGTAGTCATTGTAGAAGGACGTAGGCCCAAACCTCGAATTTGAACATTTCATGTAATCATTCCATTTACGACAAACAAgaacatttctttaaatttgctttcaggagaatttttttttttttttttgtgagtttcgATTTCATTTAGTCGTTTTCTAAGGGTTAAATCTTAAGAGTAACGATTTTATATCTCATGTATGTAAGAATTGGAAGAATTGTCACTGATGGATAGAACATAGAGGCAAACATGGTTCGGTTTCCTCGTATTGGTATTTGTAATTGTTATTGTCCAAATTGAactaattttaatatttataatgaAATGAAATCCAATAGTCCAAAGTACAATCACATAAGGCATCAACAAGAAATTTGGCAGCAGATTATAACGAGATCTTCTCATGGTTTGGACAAAAGGGTCTTCTTTCCTTTGATTGAGAAAGTTTCAAATTTCTCCGTAGTAGGACTATATAAATGAAGACAGTCGCTTGCAAATAGGCTTGGACCTGGTTCGGATTAGCTCAAGTTGGGCTTCGTTCATTTATTAACTGGAACAAATATGTATGCTTCTTTATTAAATGAGTCGTATAAACTCTGCTCGACTtgtataactttatttttacttttttaataatattatttttaacattgtaatgagaacatgttaagtatttaaaaagataatttttttttaaaaaaaaaaaaatcataatgtaATGTATTATTGCAATTGtaagtataaatataaaaatatgtgtatttgtgtgtatatgagtaggtttatatatatagagtgaATGTATATACATACTATAAGATAAAACATATTGTTAGACCAATTTTATGCCTAACTGTTTCTGGTATGGCGTGAGCTGCACATTAGTCGAGGTGTGTGTGTGCTAGATCTGGAATATGCTTGTGAGGCTCCTTGGGCTTGTGAGACTCCTTGATAGCTGCAAAATAGTAAGAGCGTCAAAGGTCCGCTAGCCACTATGCTGGAAAAACTCCAATGCCTAAGTCAATTCCTTGGAGGAAGAGCAATTTATCGAACAATTTGATAAACAAAGCTCAAGAATCAGATCTCAGATTATGAGAGAATTCAGAATGTCTTTGTACCTTGtataggagtctatttatagacttaaGAGTTGAAGTAGGGTTGACCTCTTGAAGTGTTATCTTCCAAAGAGTTGAGATAGACTTAAACTGGTTCTCTTGAAGAATTATCTCCTGAAGAGTTGTGATTGGATTTGGGCTCTTTTAGATAAGCATTGAATTGGATAATCTATAACCCATATTATCCAATAGAGCTTTTGCATCTcctgttatttaattaatagctttGTGGGCATGCCATAAGCCCTAAGGCCCAAAATTTGATGAGCTTGTAAAATGAATTTATTCTCAAcacataaattaattatttaagatACTAGTTGATTTCTCTAATTAATCTtaactataattaaataaacagtttgaatttacaaaaataaaaaataaaaaatcctggAGAGTCTGTCAAACCTGCGACTGAGAACGATGCTTCGGCCATTACTGTAATGGGCAATAATGGCTGAGAACGATCCTCCACTTGCATCAGGGGACCTAGGGGGGCCACAACGCAGTCAAGTCACGCTCTAATCGCACAGCCATGGTTCATCATCATCCAGACTACCTTGAGGTAGGACAACGTCGCTATGTAAATAGCGCTTTTGTTTCATAACTTTTCGATGTGGTACACTGCGCTTTATTGTGAAACGTTTCCTCCAATCTAGCAGTGATTGCTTGGTTTAATCTGCTGCCATTATGTTCAATAGAAAACGGAAACAATtatacaaacaaaaagaaagcaatccaagcttttgtttggcatgtacttattattattgataCCAAAAAGAATGATAGTCTGGCAATATCTCTAGGTTGTAATTTAGCAATCAGCACAATCTCATTTCTTCCATTAGATTGTCATTTATATCATCGAGTGTAGCACACACACACTATTCAAAGATTACATAATTAGTTGAGTTAAAATAAGATTTCCTACTAAGGCTATGCCGCTAGAGTAGAGCTGGAGAAAAACTGAAGCAAAATTGTCCCGAGGCCGGGTCTCTCCTTTTCTTTGGTTACTCACTTTCACTTTGGGAGAAGTATCTCTGAGCATCAAGTGGCTGCTTCCAAGAGTTTGAATCATCTACGTCATAAGCATTTCCTCCATTCATCGGTGCAAATGCtgtgataataataataaaaaaaaaacatacacacacacacacacacaacacacatcAAATGCATTAGCATTGCACCAAAAACATCCCAATTCAAAATGGTTGTCAAAATAGAACAAAGAACCATTCATCTATTGGGCAACTACACAAAGGCACAGGCAGATATCCCAAGCAATTTACAGCACTAAATACACCCCAAGTTTGAAGGGAGACTAAGTCAGGCATTTAGATGTCACATGATAATGAAATCCTTCATCTTTGTTTTACATGACATCTGAATCtatgtagtttttttaaaataagttatgatCAAATAGTTTTACAGGCAACTATGGTGGGCCTAATCCTAAAAGTGTAAGCTAGGTAATGGGTTTGATCCCTGTAAGCATTTCATAAAAATGTCTTTAATAGTCATTAACAAAATCTCTGCAGTGTGACActaatttctttaattaatcCAAAATAAGGAATAAGGTAGCCCCCATTCTCAACACAAAGCACAATGAAATGATTCCATTTCTACTCTACTAATAtcttaaatttaccatttcatATTGTGGGGCAAGTGAATAAAGCATATATAGCGGAGCTGCGGAAGGTGTGTGCAGTGAACAAAAATTGCTTTGTTGCAGTTACGAAAGAGAAGTCAACTATTAGGGATGCTTTCCAGAGCTACAATCGCAAAGAAAATAGGCCTGCCTCCACAACTAGTGAAACACGCGTTTC from Corylus avellana chromosome ca1, CavTom2PMs-1.0 encodes the following:
- the LOC132164972 gene encoding DEAD-box ATP-dependent RNA helicase 50, which codes for MLLAKAPPAPIPANLSAKPKPRLLEPNWNSSFKRYERGLRLVVRAGYTRTPMETPGAYQLVDDDTGEKFIVWGGSDDSPSPSKDILSWKPSTANTLNKKEQFNRLDDARDATTSITGIEGVPATTASGSLTAFHRGSAGNFGRLKAQRVRALVKNTSQTKQTVSENDDKLFVKNRSFGKSVISHPKLEDIGRKQKENAFRNRGIVAGASQSQEVSDMMQIRGTSDDFDHSDITPKQGYQSKPAKHYKSDTETRISEISAPRVSARNLRGWGRGGSMHNSRSESSDFLKPRRKLSPGNGFFSKKSFRDLGCSEFMIASLRELLFLRPSHIQAMTFPPVIEGKSCIIADQSGSGKTLAYLAPIIQCLREEEMQELSKSSSQNPRVVVMVPTAELASQVLCNCRAISKFGVPFKSMVVTGGFRQKTQLENLQQGVDILIATPGRFLFLIKEGFLQLTNLRCAVLDEVDILFNDEDFEVALKKLINSSPVTTQYLFVTATLPREIYNKLVEVFPDCEVIMGPGMHRVSPGLEEVLVDCSGEDEIERNPETAFLNKKSALLHLVEGKPVSKTIVFCNKIDTCRKVENVLKRCDRKGTRVQVLPFHAAVAQESRLANFKEFTRSQADEVSRFLVCTDRASRGIDFTGVDHVVLFDFPRDPSEYVRRVGRTARGAGGKGTAFIFVVGKQVSLARKIMERNQKGHPLHDLPCAC